A stretch of Leptospira andrefontaineae DNA encodes these proteins:
- a CDS encoding bifunctional nuclease domain-containing protein, which produces MDLLEATIYNISLTNVGFAVFLKAKDDSDQRVVPIFIGPLETHSITSVLEGTKPPRPMTHDLMTILLTTLGVQIVKIAIEEIIDNTFYAKITLRKDEELIVLDARPSDSIALALRANAPIYLAKKVIEEAGIVMKDDEIPGETIGKEKISQLPKSQLEILQDSLDNALKAEDYETAAKIRDQIRKLLENPS; this is translated from the coding sequence ATGGATCTTTTGGAAGCGACCATATATAATATCTCTCTCACGAATGTGGGCTTTGCCGTATTTTTGAAGGCGAAAGACGATTCGGATCAGAGAGTTGTTCCTATTTTTATCGGCCCTCTAGAAACACATTCCATCACTTCGGTTTTAGAAGGAACAAAACCGCCGCGTCCGATGACACATGATCTGATGACAATCCTACTCACCACTTTGGGAGTACAGATCGTAAAAATTGCAATCGAAGAAATCATAGATAATACTTTCTACGCAAAGATCACTTTACGCAAAGACGAGGAGCTGATCGTTCTAGATGCAAGACCGAGTGATTCAATTGCACTTGCTCTTCGTGCTAACGCTCCTATTTATCTGGCAAAAAAAGTCATCGAAGAAGCAGGGATCGTAATGAAAGACGACGAGATCCCTGGTGAGACCATCGGAAAAGAAAAAATTTCTCAGCTTCCTAAATCCCAGTTGGAGATCCTACAGGATTCCCTAGACAATGCTCTAAAAGCTGAAGATTACGAGACAGCGGCAAAGATCAGGGACCAGATCCGTAAACTTCTGGAAAACCCCTCCTAA
- a CDS encoding alpha/beta fold hydrolase yields the protein MDQTLARKVNPKPRRKGGAYTVGAEDIYIFPLSESTNLFLQKVWTAFVNKMVSMTLPNGKPVFQYAIFEAIQDKNLKIVASSTHFRMKQVTDRIGLQSIEDFIRNTIPISIQDPGNLSAKYLREAILSVEKKARPEVYFHSLDDERVHPNLKQLLTKTMNYAAGIPLFVKGFPIGMLWGIRRDNMSPEQEEEVRQQLYSLYDVVDFVISKEMDLKGDPYYARKNIEKSDLHSRAKHLFYTRGFGQAEPVTTIVFDSHTYQRSYRLDASFLIPSGDGYSVSLKRFEPKERNDTGKNLLLIPGFFCRRSVMDKVARELSLRHGYRVFSMDMRGRSRRTLPLFGIREGWTVDDFIQEDFPAVLAWIKENFPNEQLVVVGHSMGGMIPRFYCSAYEEIVKRKKDSPVPLPRPDELISGIVSITSPNFVRLQAQIPGLDILKMGLKLVPSKTISDFLFDLTSFSLQTTLPTVDLNKFFKFLLGLHSSLRAVSFDLHAKVVNLRDFVGYKQISPPEWYFLIEDIFCEESTKVVLQFLRSQLSQDRSFLSYDGTLDYTALQKNLQIPLFSVLGSVDKVVPSETIENDLAALPHKKNKILSYEQGHLGIVFHMPVVKEMCSEIDSWIKGLDST from the coding sequence ATGGACCAGACCCTAGCCCGAAAGGTCAACCCCAAGCCCCGCAGGAAAGGGGGCGCTTATACGGTGGGAGCGGAAGATATTTATATCTTTCCACTTTCCGAAAGTACGAACTTATTTCTTCAAAAAGTTTGGACAGCGTTCGTAAATAAGATGGTCTCCATGACCCTTCCGAACGGAAAACCTGTATTCCAATACGCGATTTTCGAGGCGATCCAAGATAAAAACCTGAAGATCGTAGCATCTTCTACCCATTTCAGAATGAAACAGGTGACCGATAGGATCGGTCTCCAAAGTATCGAAGACTTCATCCGCAATACAATCCCGATCTCTATCCAAGATCCAGGAAATCTTTCTGCCAAATATTTACGAGAAGCGATTCTATCCGTAGAAAAGAAGGCAAGACCGGAAGTTTATTTCCATAGTCTCGACGATGAAAGGGTCCATCCCAACTTAAAACAACTTCTTACCAAAACGATGAATTATGCTGCGGGCATTCCGTTGTTTGTGAAAGGTTTTCCGATCGGTATGTTATGGGGGATCCGTAGGGACAATATGAGTCCCGAACAGGAAGAAGAAGTTCGTCAGCAATTATACAGTCTTTATGACGTAGTGGACTTTGTGATCTCCAAGGAAATGGACCTAAAAGGAGATCCATATTACGCACGTAAGAATATCGAAAAGTCTGATCTTCATTCCAGGGCAAAACATCTATTCTACACCAGAGGTTTCGGCCAAGCCGAACCTGTTACTACCATAGTATTCGATTCTCATACTTACCAAAGATCTTACCGTTTGGATGCAAGTTTTCTAATCCCTTCCGGAGATGGATACTCCGTTAGTTTGAAACGTTTCGAGCCGAAGGAAAGGAATGATACCGGTAAGAACCTTCTTCTTATCCCCGGCTTTTTTTGCAGAAGGTCCGTAATGGACAAGGTAGCCAGAGAATTATCACTCCGCCATGGTTATAGAGTTTTCTCTATGGATATGCGGGGAAGATCCAGACGGACGTTACCCCTTTTTGGTATCCGAGAGGGCTGGACTGTGGATGATTTTATCCAGGAAGATTTTCCGGCAGTTCTTGCATGGATCAAAGAGAATTTTCCAAACGAACAACTAGTAGTAGTCGGCCATAGTATGGGTGGAATGATCCCTCGTTTTTACTGTTCCGCTTACGAAGAAATCGTAAAAAGAAAAAAAGACTCCCCTGTTCCACTTCCTCGTCCTGATGAATTGATCTCGGGAATTGTTTCGATTACCTCACCAAATTTCGTAAGACTACAAGCACAAATTCCAGGTCTAGACATTCTGAAAATGGGATTGAAACTGGTTCCTTCTAAAACGATCTCCGATTTTCTTTTTGATCTGACTTCGTTTTCTCTGCAGACAACTCTTCCGACTGTGGACCTAAATAAGTTTTTTAAATTTCTTCTGGGCCTACACTCTTCCTTGAGAGCTGTTTCTTTTGATCTTCATGCAAAAGTTGTAAATTTGAGAGACTTCGTGGGTTACAAACAGATCTCTCCTCCTGAATGGTATTTTTTGATCGAAGATATTTTCTGCGAAGAATCTACAAAAGTAGTTCTTCAGTTCCTAAGATCTCAACTGAGCCAGGATAGATCTTTTCTTTCCTACGACGGAACTCTGGATTATACCGCGCTCCAAAAAAATCTACAGATCCCACTTTTTTCCGTTTTGGGTTCTGTGGATAAAGTAGTTCCGAGTGAAACAATCGAGAACGATCTTGCTGCACTTCCTCACAAAAAAAATAAGATTCTTTCCTACGAACAGGGTCACTTAGGTATCGTTTTCCATATGCCGGTGGTGAAAGAAATGTGCTCTGAAATTGACTCCTGGATCAAAGGATTGGACTCGACTTGA
- a CDS encoding PAS domain S-box protein yields MIQTVEKIFREYFPIPEERKKTILLVEDEAIIALSETQRLKKNGFRVIQAYTAEEAVQIATNDYTIDLILMDIDLGRDEDGTDAAVRILKTRDIPIVFLSSHIEPEMVEKTEKITSYGYVVKDSGETVLIASIKMAFKLYESHLRLKRSEESLKENQELLRATLRSIGDGVISADELGNITDMNYVAETLTGWSRVDAIGEPIERVFKIVNAKTKRRMRNSLDLLTPKEKNMGLENQVLLISKSGLEHRVAESSAPIRSEKGYTIGSVLVFRDISKEYSLIENIKESESRFKAVANAAPVMIWVSGLDKKCNWFNQTWLNFTGRTMEQEFGDGWAEGVHPNDLEECIQIYSSHFDEREAFSMTYRLKNKNGDWRWIQDNGVPITNESGIFTGFIGSCVDITEAKEALETLAKDLHEREYLYKELQHRVKNSMSMISSIVEIEASRTSDTKLENTLENLVNRIHSVGNLYEMLYTSDNSHSVRLDRYIQKITENLLNAFQEKTNEISLQLELNDLEIDVKSAIPLGLILNELVTNIFKYAFPKKQEGKIFIRLFKEDTWVNLVVSDNGVPFPKGFRTDYSPGLGLQLVNMLVDQLKGKIEWKLNGEKEVSIRFCNKEEHSDQFTFVK; encoded by the coding sequence ATGATCCAGACTGTCGAAAAAATTTTTAGAGAATACTTTCCCATCCCGGAAGAGAGAAAGAAAACCATTCTACTCGTGGAGGATGAGGCAATCATTGCTCTCTCTGAAACTCAGAGACTGAAAAAGAATGGGTTTAGAGTTATTCAGGCTTACACTGCAGAGGAAGCCGTTCAAATAGCGACTAACGACTACACCATCGACCTGATTCTCATGGATATCGATCTAGGCAGAGACGAAGATGGAACCGACGCAGCAGTTCGTATTCTAAAAACCAGAGACATCCCTATCGTATTTCTCTCCAGTCATATTGAACCTGAGATGGTTGAGAAAACAGAGAAGATCACTTCCTACGGTTATGTTGTTAAAGATTCAGGAGAAACCGTTTTAATTGCCTCTATTAAAATGGCATTTAAACTTTATGAATCTCATCTTCGGCTGAAAAGAAGCGAAGAATCATTAAAAGAAAACCAAGAACTTCTAAGAGCGACATTAAGATCCATTGGTGACGGAGTCATCTCTGCGGACGAATTAGGTAATATCACGGATATGAACTATGTTGCAGAAACTTTAACCGGCTGGTCCAGAGTGGACGCTATCGGGGAACCCATTGAAAGAGTTTTCAAAATTGTAAATGCTAAGACTAAAAGAAGAATGAGAAACTCTTTGGATCTACTTACTCCAAAGGAAAAGAATATGGGTTTGGAAAACCAAGTATTACTTATTTCTAAATCTGGCTTGGAACATAGGGTTGCAGAAAGTTCTGCTCCTATCCGCTCCGAAAAAGGTTATACTATCGGTTCCGTTTTGGTTTTCAGGGATATTTCCAAGGAATATAGTTTGATAGAGAATATTAAAGAAAGTGAATCTAGATTTAAAGCGGTCGCGAATGCAGCTCCCGTTATGATCTGGGTCTCCGGTCTGGATAAAAAATGCAATTGGTTCAACCAAACCTGGCTGAATTTTACCGGAAGGACTATGGAGCAAGAATTTGGGGACGGCTGGGCAGAAGGAGTACATCCGAACGATTTGGAAGAATGTATCCAGATCTATTCCAGTCATTTTGACGAAAGAGAAGCGTTCAGCATGACCTATCGTTTAAAAAACAAAAACGGAGACTGGAGATGGATCCAAGACAATGGGGTCCCGATCACGAATGAATCAGGGATCTTTACAGGTTTTATTGGTTCCTGCGTAGATATCACAGAAGCTAAAGAAGCATTGGAAACATTAGCAAAAGATCTTCATGAAAGAGAATATCTATATAAGGAACTCCAACATAGGGTCAAAAACAGTATGAGTATGATCAGTTCTATCGTTGAGATAGAAGCGTCCAGAACTTCAGATACTAAGCTGGAAAATACTTTGGAGAATTTAGTCAATAGGATACATTCTGTAGGAAATCTGTATGAGATGTTATACACTTCCGATAATTCTCATTCTGTTCGTTTGGATCGTTATATCCAAAAAATCACTGAAAATCTGTTGAATGCTTTCCAGGAAAAAACAAATGAGATCTCTTTACAACTTGAACTAAATGATCTGGAGATAGATGTAAAAAGTGCAATTCCTCTCGGGCTTATCTTGAATGAATTAGTCACCAATATTTTCAAGTATGCATTTCCGAAAAAACAGGAAGGCAAAATTTTCATCCGACTTTTTAAAGAAGATACTTGGGTAAACCTAGTTGTCTCGGATAATGGAGTTCCTTTTCCCAAGGGATTCCGCACCGATTATTCTCCCGGTTTAGGACTTCAACTTGTGAATATGTTAGTTGATCAGTTGAAAGGGAAGATTGAGTGGAAGTTAAATGGAGAGAAGGAAGTTTCTATCCGCTTCTGCAATAAAGAAGAACATTCGGATCAATTTACATTCGTAAAATAG
- a CDS encoding LIC_11959 family protein, whose amino-acid sequence MKQFLLLSAILCLIPTLDGRRLDAEPAGNTYRGTITLKEPRALDIKESLTDSSPNYPETIKLYYQGLKENYVIFYDWNGHTLYYKYRDNKFDRRLRKYVSKLAAGAPYEVTGEYQGVFIFENKTIRKFKKKGEDTLADRKEKQSIPVFQLIKYRELILEEIIF is encoded by the coding sequence ATGAAACAATTTCTTCTCCTGTCCGCGATCCTTTGTTTGATACCTACATTGGATGGGAGAAGATTGGATGCGGAACCCGCTGGAAACACGTATCGCGGGACAATCACCCTAAAAGAACCTAGAGCTCTCGATATAAAAGAATCCTTAACGGATTCTTCTCCTAATTATCCGGAAACGATCAAATTATATTACCAAGGTTTAAAGGAAAACTACGTAATATTCTATGATTGGAACGGACATACATTATATTATAAATATAGAGATAATAAATTCGATAGAAGATTAAGAAAATATGTATCTAAGCTGGCAGCGGGAGCACCTTACGAAGTCACAGGAGAATACCAAGGAGTATTCATTTTCGAAAACAAAACCATTCGAAAATTTAAGAAGAAGGGAGAAGATACACTCGCGGACAGAAAAGAAAAACAGTCCATCCCTGTATTCCAGCTAATCAAATATAGAGAATTGATCTTAGAGGAAATCATCTTTTGA
- a CDS encoding HEAT repeat domain-containing protein, with translation MSLTEELRTSKKKTANCSKQANNQLNQSGKISLGNIYSFSLVLCLFSFGSLAAKEAPPKPKYTEEQIRKKKEVLSKVLKYGTTKERASALRELEDFPKEDAGELYDQVGVILSKDPDWSMKIYALRISGILKLTQFEDKIIALLKHDQQDVQKEAVYVVKKLKFDSGIPVLTELLKAQDFTKNSNFLIALIESLAEFPQASEPFSVLEARFQEKFNDPEVRAQIALYFGKVKKSSIENVLIATVKDEKEPITLRAYSVNALGKIKSEAAITPLRELLEKIRALKSKNDIQDYQALKIHTITALVSLGDKEIIEELYSFARDDDAMVRLRAIKHLAETEDPAVIEILEYKAQRDPSEKVKRAAQNALDQLRKKLDPNFVPASTDTKPPKDTSTRKAGGSSNSSSSRRSRPSSGGGEGSNPVPLSGEGSGSSGGGGGSGSSGGSSGGGKPSGGESEDLEND, from the coding sequence ATGAGCTTAACAGAAGAATTAAGGACCTCGAAGAAGAAAACCGCAAACTGCAGCAAACAGGCGAATAACCAGCTGAATCAGTCCGGTAAAATTTCCCTAGGAAACATTTACTCGTTCTCCCTAGTACTTTGTTTGTTTTCTTTCGGCTCCTTGGCCGCAAAAGAAGCTCCACCTAAACCAAAATACACGGAAGAACAGATCCGCAAAAAGAAAGAAGTTCTCTCCAAGGTTTTAAAATACGGAACCACAAAAGAAAGAGCAAGCGCTCTCAGAGAACTAGAAGATTTTCCAAAAGAAGACGCAGGAGAATTGTACGACCAAGTCGGAGTAATCCTTTCCAAGGATCCAGATTGGTCCATGAAGATCTATGCACTTAGGATTTCCGGAATCCTAAAACTCACACAATTCGAAGATAAGATCATCGCATTATTAAAACATGACCAACAAGATGTGCAGAAGGAAGCAGTCTATGTAGTCAAAAAACTCAAATTCGATTCTGGAATCCCTGTTTTAACGGAATTACTTAAGGCCCAAGACTTCACTAAAAATTCGAATTTTCTCATCGCGCTCATCGAATCCTTGGCAGAATTTCCGCAAGCAAGTGAGCCATTCTCCGTATTAGAAGCAAGGTTCCAAGAGAAGTTTAATGATCCTGAAGTGAGAGCACAGATCGCACTTTATTTCGGAAAAGTAAAAAAGTCTTCGATTGAGAATGTTCTGATCGCAACAGTAAAAGACGAAAAAGAACCGATCACACTTCGAGCTTATTCAGTAAACGCACTCGGAAAGATCAAATCAGAAGCTGCAATCACTCCTCTTAGAGAACTTCTGGAAAAGATCCGGGCATTAAAATCTAAGAACGATATCCAAGATTACCAAGCTCTTAAGATACATACGATCACTGCTCTTGTTTCCTTAGGAGATAAGGAAATTATAGAAGAATTATATTCGTTCGCAAGAGATGACGATGCAATGGTTCGACTTCGAGCCATCAAACATTTGGCGGAAACAGAAGATCCAGCGGTGATCGAAATTTTAGAATATAAGGCGCAAAGAGATCCTAGTGAAAAAGTAAAACGTGCCGCGCAAAACGCGTTAGACCAACTTCGCAAAAAACTAGATCCGAATTTTGTTCCTGCAAGCACTGATACAAAACCTCCAAAAGATACTAGCACCCGAAAAGCTGGCGGATCATCCAACTCCTCTTCTTCTAGAAGATCCAGACCAAGTAGCGGAGGTGGAGAAGGTTCCAATCCGGTTCCATTAAGTGGAGAAGGTAGCGGATCTTCAGGCGGTGGCGGAGGATCCGGTTCAAGCGGAGGCTCTTCCGGTGGAGGAAAACCGTCCGGCGGAGAATCAGAGGATCTGGAAAACGATTAA
- a CDS encoding response regulator, which produces MNKGYIICVDDEVSVLETLQEQLHNEFGKTHEIETARSAEEALALLDEIQASGYVIEVIITDQVMPGMKGADFLESVHKRSPDSIKILLTGQAGLDSAIHAINFGGLSRYVEKPWNIEDLTRDIRSLIEKFRQNLENQHLVNELNRRIKDLEEENRKLQQTGE; this is translated from the coding sequence ATGAATAAAGGTTATATTATTTGTGTCGATGATGAAGTGTCGGTACTGGAGACTCTCCAGGAACAGCTTCATAACGAGTTCGGAAAAACTCATGAGATCGAAACCGCAAGAAGCGCCGAAGAGGCACTTGCCTTATTGGATGAGATCCAGGCTTCCGGTTATGTGATCGAAGTTATCATTACGGACCAGGTGATGCCCGGTATGAAAGGAGCCGATTTTTTGGAATCGGTCCATAAACGGTCACCTGATTCGATCAAAATTCTGCTCACCGGTCAGGCCGGTTTGGACTCCGCCATCCACGCGATAAATTTCGGGGGATTGAGCAGATACGTGGAAAAACCTTGGAACATAGAGGATCTAACCAGAGACATCCGATCTTTGATAGAAAAGTTCCGGCAGAACCTGGAGAATCAACATTTAGTCAATGAGCTTAACAGAAGAATTAAGGACCTCGAAGAAGAAAACCGCAAACTGCAGCAAACAGGCGAATAA
- a CDS encoding 6-hydroxymethylpterin diphosphokinase MptE-like protein, translated as MKSVEDTTKILLLEPFSELESLVGEELKEKLGGVPIYFGWEKFSELDRSDWMPSGTKNLRIFIHPNYSRRYPDLSERILSFFQKKESISQNKLAKQEFGRLWVRNFFKHLKKSSESPDSYRILGKTLSPKVGKVGCFVGASPNLESEIDWIRQNRDKLFLLSSDTALGYLLENNIQPHAVLSIDSGLGTFYHFPEHIPEDIPIFTWFGGACRIFDLKNPKIIYLSTYPLDQILGAKFYPKAPILENPTLNVAGLAISLLQALGAESVLLKGFGFEREGGKTHCRSTGYERYDRFFIDRKRSLYNSRYTPESRWKTRTSVLEILQKWSPIQILSEIDSKFGAFSGWENSLERTPSSFPGSGQNWRKLCSGISDLPSEIQILLPRETRLLDPKT; from the coding sequence TTGAAATCTGTCGAAGATACTACAAAAATCCTACTCCTCGAACCATTTTCCGAATTAGAATCCTTAGTTGGGGAAGAACTAAAGGAAAAATTAGGCGGAGTCCCTATCTATTTCGGTTGGGAGAAGTTTTCCGAATTAGATAGATCCGACTGGATGCCTTCTGGAACCAAGAACCTTAGAATTTTCATTCACCCGAATTATTCCAGACGATATCCGGATCTGAGCGAAAGGATCCTCTCCTTCTTCCAAAAGAAAGAATCTATTTCTCAAAACAAACTCGCGAAACAGGAATTCGGAAGACTCTGGGTCAGGAACTTCTTCAAACATCTGAAAAAATCTTCGGAAAGTCCCGACTCATATCGCATTTTGGGAAAAACTCTTTCTCCTAAGGTCGGAAAGGTCGGATGTTTTGTAGGAGCTTCGCCAAATTTAGAATCCGAGATCGATTGGATCCGGCAAAATAGAGATAAATTATTCTTACTCAGCTCAGATACTGCGCTTGGATATTTATTAGAAAACAATATCCAACCCCATGCGGTGCTCTCTATAGATAGCGGACTTGGTACATTCTACCATTTTCCGGAACATATTCCTGAGGATATTCCGATCTTCACTTGGTTTGGTGGAGCATGTAGGATCTTCGACTTGAAAAATCCAAAGATCATCTATCTTTCTACTTATCCATTGGACCAGATCTTGGGAGCAAAATTTTATCCAAAGGCACCAATCTTGGAAAATCCAACTCTAAATGTGGCTGGTCTTGCAATTTCTCTACTTCAAGCCCTAGGAGCAGAATCAGTTCTATTAAAAGGATTCGGATTTGAGAGAGAAGGAGGAAAAACTCACTGCAGATCCACAGGTTATGAAAGATACGATAGATTTTTCATCGATCGAAAGAGAAGCTTATATAATTCGAGATATACACCTGAATCTCGATGGAAAACAAGAACGAGTGTCCTAGAAATATTACAAAAATGGAGTCCTATCCAGATCCTTTCGGAAATCGACTCTAAGTTTGGAGCCTTCTCCGGTTGGGAAAATTCATTGGAAAGAACCCCTTCTTCTTTTCCTGGGTCCGGACAGAACTGGAGAAAACTCTGTTCCGGAATTTCGGATCTTCCAAGTGAGATACAGATCCTTCTTCCTAGAGAAACTAGACTTTTAGATCCAAAGACCTAA
- a CDS encoding DNA primase: MMVVSKASIPSQEYKMTQNQNSEFDIVTLIELAKKNKYERAVAGFQILDRIDRLELPKKIKGRKLAVQAMFALANDEVQYKYVTKEERAITEAEAQGNGATYSQFNGLFEAPQAPIAEEDMEEDFIPEEAAKPLMDMEDGEEGESYDEEEDDSDDDEDEEEDDDDSDDDDDDKEEEDED; the protein is encoded by the coding sequence ATGATGGTAGTTTCAAAGGCCTCTATCCCCTCTCAGGAATACAAAATGACCCAGAACCAGAATTCAGAATTCGATATTGTAACTTTGATTGAACTGGCCAAAAAAAACAAGTACGAAAGAGCCGTAGCCGGCTTCCAAATCCTGGATAGAATCGACAGACTCGAATTACCTAAAAAGATCAAAGGACGCAAACTTGCCGTCCAAGCGATGTTTGCACTCGCAAACGACGAAGTTCAGTATAAATACGTAACTAAAGAAGAAAGAGCGATAACCGAAGCAGAAGCTCAAGGAAACGGAGCTACTTACTCCCAATTCAACGGACTATTCGAAGCTCCTCAAGCTCCTATCGCAGAAGAAGATATGGAAGAAGATTTCATTCCAGAAGAAGCTGCGAAACCTCTTATGGACATGGAAGATGGTGAAGAAGGAGAATCCTACGACGAAGAGGAAGATGATTCCGATGACGACGAGGATGAAGAAGAAGATGATGATGATTCCGACGACGATGATGACGACAAGGAAGAAGAAGACGAGGATTAA
- a CDS encoding TlpA family protein disulfide reductase codes for MDSQANSDSRLSFPFSKGIFFRLILLLIASLLTVCAPSEQSNLGVQDFEGISLEGEKIRISDISADRIALNVYGPNCLPCVKEIPVLNYLNAELKKTPHIKLYMIVDPDIFFDNPEALSTEQKMKEAALLMKEEVKKFGIQLPVLIMKPPFKVDRTEGLVTGTPETLLFKTKPLILYYNFIGPISEESDPNKIPKNMKVIFFKRMAGQS; via the coding sequence ATGGATTCTCAGGCCAACTCCGATTCCAGGCTTAGTTTTCCCTTTTCCAAGGGGATTTTCTTCCGCCTAATCCTTTTATTAATAGCGAGCCTTCTTACTGTTTGCGCTCCATCAGAACAATCCAATTTAGGTGTCCAAGATTTTGAAGGCATCAGTTTGGAAGGGGAGAAGATCCGTATTAGCGATATTTCTGCCGATCGTATCGCCTTAAATGTATACGGACCCAATTGCCTTCCTTGTGTTAAGGAAATCCCTGTTTTAAATTATCTGAATGCAGAATTGAAAAAAACTCCGCATATCAAGTTATATATGATCGTGGACCCGGATATATTTTTTGATAATCCGGAAGCTCTTTCTACGGAACAGAAAATGAAAGAAGCCGCGCTTCTCATGAAAGAAGAAGTTAAAAAATTCGGGATACAACTTCCTGTCCTTATCATGAAACCACCTTTCAAAGTGGATCGCACGGAAGGATTAGTCACGGGAACTCCGGAAACACTTCTATTCAAAACAAAACCTTTGATCTTATATTATAATTTTATTGGGCCGATCAGTGAAGAGTCCGACCCGAATAAAATCCCTAAAAATATGAAAGTGATCTTCTTTAAAAGAATGGCCGGCCAATCATGA
- a CDS encoding type 1 glutamine amidotransferase, whose translation MRCLIVRFKDCEGPGTLLDSLQARNYRITYHNAYDPRVHIVPAAHQMFDLVVFLGGPQTVHDPDQHKFFKPWLELASHLVSMKDKKVIGICLGSQILATVLGAKVYEGEKGPEVGFSDVKLVNPSHPAFSKLNGTSSFPAFHLHEDVFEIPKGADHLLQGSFYSNQMFGYENRVFGIQCHLEVTENMLGVWKNVHSEFIKKAGWIPGPETEDLRSQMERAGRALFEGILDL comes from the coding sequence ATGAGATGTCTCATCGTTCGGTTCAAGGACTGTGAAGGTCCTGGAACTCTATTAGATTCTTTGCAAGCTAGGAATTATAGGATTACTTATCATAACGCGTACGATCCGAGAGTGCATATTGTTCCTGCCGCTCATCAGATGTTCGATTTGGTTGTATTCTTAGGCGGACCCCAGACTGTTCATGATCCTGATCAGCATAAATTTTTCAAACCTTGGCTGGAACTCGCATCCCATCTAGTATCTATGAAAGATAAGAAGGTGATCGGGATCTGTTTGGGTTCCCAGATCCTCGCAACAGTTTTAGGAGCTAAAGTATACGAGGGGGAGAAGGGACCAGAAGTAGGGTTCTCAGACGTTAAATTAGTGAATCCATCTCATCCGGCGTTCTCTAAATTAAACGGAACTTCTAGCTTTCCTGCATTTCATTTACATGAAGACGTATTCGAGATCCCAAAGGGTGCGGATCATCTATTACAAGGAAGTTTTTATTCTAACCAGATGTTTGGATATGAGAACCGTGTATTCGGTATCCAGTGTCATCTGGAAGTAACTGAGAATATGTTAGGCGTTTGGAAGAATGTTCATTCTGAGTTTATCAAAAAAGCTGGATGGATTCCCGGACCCGAAACGGAAGATCTTAGGTCTCAGATGGAAAGAGCCGGCAGAGCGCTCTTCGAAGGAATTTTAGATTTATAA